In one window of Haloterrigena salifodinae DNA:
- the pheT gene encoding phenylalanine--tRNA ligase subunit beta: protein MPTVDIDPDELRGLTGREEKSDDELKDDLFGLGLEFEGRTEDGEFELEFAPDRLDRLSVEGVARSMRYHYGDSRGVHVPSTNSADWTIEVDESVPDERPYVTGAVIRDVDLDEEALESLIQLQEKLHATMGRKRAKGAIGIHDLTMLKGRSATDESVPTIKYVGLEPDEDTFVPLDADAEMTPAEVLEDHQTGQTYADLVSEYERYPAIYDDLGLFSFPPVINGRRTEVSTDSRDLFVEMTGTDQWTIDKMLNIVCYALAARGATLEDVTVEYPDSEAANAASDGSRTQSGGREIVRPDLSTKTKTVAHDRIETILGIGLDPEEVIDLAERSGLEAEREENDDGELVYEVTVPPYRVDVLHPLDVIDDLGRAYGFNDLEPTYPDVGTVGGRHERSRLERAARTQLVGLGFEDLLNFHMINEEENYERMDVEPDADVYGAGEPATIKEAYSEDYTMLRTWTMPSLLMVLERNTHRSYPQYLSEIGFTARVDESENTGVGENRHVGAVLASHEAGYEDAKARLQALAENFDVDLETPPTDHPTFIPGRTAAVVIDGEEVGVIGEVHPKVLVEHDLEVPVAAFEFDLEALR, encoded by the coding sequence ATGCCCACTGTCGACATCGATCCCGACGAACTGCGCGGCCTGACCGGTCGCGAAGAGAAGAGCGACGACGAACTCAAAGACGATCTGTTCGGTCTCGGCCTCGAGTTCGAGGGACGAACGGAAGACGGCGAGTTCGAACTCGAGTTCGCGCCCGACCGCCTCGACCGGCTCTCCGTCGAGGGCGTGGCGCGCTCGATGCGCTACCACTATGGCGACTCGCGCGGGGTCCACGTCCCCTCGACGAACTCGGCGGACTGGACCATCGAAGTCGACGAGTCGGTCCCCGACGAGCGGCCCTACGTGACCGGCGCGGTGATCCGCGACGTCGATCTCGACGAGGAGGCCCTCGAGTCGCTCATCCAACTGCAGGAGAAGCTCCACGCGACGATGGGCCGCAAGCGCGCGAAGGGCGCGATCGGGATCCACGACCTGACGATGCTGAAGGGGCGATCCGCCACGGACGAGAGCGTGCCGACGATCAAGTACGTCGGGCTCGAGCCCGACGAGGACACGTTCGTCCCGCTCGACGCGGACGCGGAGATGACGCCCGCGGAGGTCCTCGAGGACCATCAGACCGGCCAGACCTACGCCGACCTCGTCAGCGAGTACGAGCGCTACCCCGCGATCTACGACGATCTGGGGCTGTTCTCGTTCCCGCCGGTCATCAACGGTCGGCGCACCGAGGTCTCGACGGACTCGCGGGACCTGTTCGTCGAGATGACGGGCACCGACCAGTGGACGATCGACAAGATGCTCAACATCGTCTGCTACGCGCTGGCCGCGCGTGGGGCCACGCTTGAGGACGTGACGGTCGAGTATCCGGATAGCGAGGCCGCGAACGCGGCCTCGGACGGGAGCCGGACGCAGTCCGGCGGACGCGAGATCGTCCGGCCGGATCTCTCGACGAAGACGAAGACGGTCGCCCACGACCGCATCGAGACCATCCTCGGCATCGGCCTCGACCCCGAGGAAGTGATCGACCTCGCCGAGCGGTCCGGCCTCGAGGCCGAACGCGAGGAGAACGACGACGGGGAACTGGTCTACGAGGTTACCGTTCCGCCCTACCGCGTCGACGTCCTCCACCCGCTGGACGTCATCGACGACCTCGGGCGCGCCTACGGCTTCAACGACCTCGAGCCGACCTACCCCGACGTGGGGACCGTCGGCGGCCGCCACGAGCGCTCCCGTCTCGAGCGCGCCGCGCGCACCCAACTGGTCGGCCTCGGCTTCGAGGACCTCCTCAACTTCCACATGATCAACGAGGAGGAGAACTACGAGCGTATGGACGTCGAACCCGACGCCGACGTCTACGGCGCTGGCGAGCCGGCGACGATCAAGGAGGCCTACAGCGAGGACTACACCATGCTGCGGACCTGGACCATGCCCTCGCTGCTGATGGTCTTAGAGCGCAACACCCACCGCTCGTACCCCCAGTACCTCTCGGAGATCGGCTTCACGGCCCGTGTCGACGAGAGCGAGAACACCGGCGTCGGCGAGAACCGCCACGTCGGAGCCGTCCTCGCGAGCCACGAAGCGGGCTACGAGGACGCCAAGGCGCGCCTGCAGGCGCTCGCGGAGAACTTCGACGTCGACCTCGAGACGCCGCCGACCGACCATCCGACCTTCATTCCGGGTCGCACCGCAGCGGTCGTCATCGACGGCGAGGAAGTCGGCGTCATCGGCGAAGTCCACCCGAAGGTGCTCGTCGAGCACGACCTCGAGGTGCCCGTCGCGGCCTTCGAGTTCGACCTCGAGGCGTTACGGTAG
- the pheS gene encoding phenylalanine--tRNA ligase subunit alpha yields the protein MQLPAQQVAVLEAASADEATSVDALAERADLPPETVTGAAFELEDEGLVEIEERVDETVALTEEGADYASDELPEIALYEAALEAGADEEAVQMGRVIGASGLEGAGVDIALSNYARKGYGTIDSGEITADADADPSADAEANALETLSGADEAAVDSETLDQLERRGLLERRESTVREIRLTDRAVTELMAGIETAETVGQVTPELITSGEWEDVEFAEYNVEADAEEIGSGKVHVLRQMSERVKDVLVGMGFQEMDGPHVDADFWINDCLFMPQDHPARTHWDRFAMEQPSHIDELPEDLVADVERVHREGLGEDSEGYHSPWDEDFARALALRGHTTSLSTRYLSGTQIGEIEPPARFFSVEKAYRNDTLDATHLLEFYQIEGWVMAEDLSVRDLMGTFEEFYAQFGIEDIQFKPHYNPYTEPSFELFGTHPTTGELIEIGNSGIFREEMLEPLGVDCDVMAWGLALERLAMLTTGAEDIRDLHGTLADLEFLRNAEVTY from the coding sequence ATGCAACTTCCAGCACAACAGGTCGCGGTCTTGGAGGCCGCGAGCGCGGACGAAGCAACGTCCGTCGACGCGCTCGCCGAGCGAGCCGACCTCCCGCCCGAAACCGTCACCGGGGCGGCGTTCGAGCTCGAGGACGAGGGTCTGGTCGAAATCGAGGAACGCGTCGACGAAACGGTGGCGCTCACCGAGGAGGGTGCCGACTACGCGAGCGACGAACTACCCGAAATCGCGCTCTACGAGGCGGCCCTCGAGGCCGGCGCCGACGAGGAGGCCGTCCAGATGGGACGGGTCATCGGCGCCTCGGGACTCGAGGGTGCAGGGGTCGACATCGCGCTATCGAACTACGCGCGGAAGGGGTACGGTACGATCGACAGCGGCGAGATCACGGCCGATGCCGACGCCGATCCGTCGGCGGACGCCGAGGCGAACGCGCTCGAGACGCTTTCCGGCGCGGACGAGGCGGCCGTCGATTCGGAGACGCTCGATCAACTCGAGCGTCGCGGCCTGCTCGAGCGACGGGAGTCGACCGTCCGCGAGATCCGTCTGACCGACCGCGCCGTCACGGAGCTGATGGCCGGCATCGAGACTGCCGAGACGGTCGGGCAGGTGACGCCCGAACTCATCACGAGCGGCGAGTGGGAGGACGTCGAGTTCGCCGAGTACAACGTCGAGGCCGACGCCGAGGAGATCGGGAGCGGAAAGGTCCACGTCCTGCGCCAGATGTCCGAGCGCGTCAAGGACGTCCTCGTCGGGATGGGCTTCCAGGAGATGGACGGGCCCCACGTCGACGCGGACTTCTGGATCAACGACTGCCTGTTCATGCCCCAGGACCACCCGGCGCGGACCCACTGGGACCGCTTCGCCATGGAGCAGCCCAGCCACATCGACGAGTTGCCCGAGGATCTCGTCGCGGACGTCGAGCGCGTCCACCGCGAAGGACTCGGCGAGGACAGCGAGGGCTACCACTCGCCGTGGGACGAGGACTTCGCCCGCGCGCTTGCGTTGCGCGGACACACGACCTCGCTGTCGACGCGCTACCTCTCCGGGACCCAGATCGGCGAGATCGAACCGCCGGCGCGTTTCTTCAGCGTCGAGAAGGCCTACCGCAACGACACGCTCGACGCGACCCACCTGCTCGAGTTCTACCAGATCGAGGGCTGGGTGATGGCCGAAGACCTCTCGGTGCGGGACCTCATGGGCACCTTCGAGGAGTTCTACGCCCAGTTCGGCATCGAGGACATCCAGTTCAAACCCCACTACAACCCCTACACCGAACCGAGCTTCGAGCTGTTCGGTACCCACCCCACGACGGGCGAACTGATCGAGATCGGTAACTCCGGCATCTTCCGCGAGGAGATGTTGGAGCCGCTGGGCGTCGACTGCGACGTCATGGCCTGGGGGCTCGCACTGGAGCGACTCGCCATGCTGACCACCGGCGCGGAGGACATCCGCGACCTCCACGGCACGCTCGCCGATCTCGAGTTCCTGCGGAACGCGGAGGTGACCTACTGA
- a CDS encoding M48 family metalloprotease has protein sequence MIFALAAIAVLTGVFATVVVFLCRSLVVLIFVRPSNRIPRSLVSLTPDGLPLWLSIGVPVSVTLAIFLGLMILNRWQRGLLVQRFEAGTRDPPADVRRQVTMLSKSANMPPPSIAVVDSEIPTAFTTGLRPSTAQITVTSTLLETLSKSELSAVLAHELSHIKNRDITVMTVVMTPIVVTAGLWTVMTTDTSHQPGQTYRQKTQRSVHGFDGVVSGVFGLITGVFWLLACLSVASFARYREFAADRGAAVITGEPDTVATALETISGRSPPAVDMRLVEVSPLAVLPITDTDAWTVGWETPSDWLPEPVRDVVSMSARTHPETKTRIRRLRELESTSRGTES, from the coding sequence ATGATTTTTGCACTCGCCGCTATTGCCGTCCTTACGGGCGTGTTCGCTACGGTCGTCGTGTTCCTGTGTCGATCCCTCGTCGTTCTTATTTTCGTTAGACCCTCGAATAGGATACCGCGGAGTCTTGTTTCGCTTACCCCTGACGGACTTCCGCTGTGGCTGTCAATAGGTGTTCCAGTCTCCGTTACACTCGCTATCTTTCTCGGATTGATGATACTGAACCGCTGGCAGCGCGGGTTACTCGTCCAGCGGTTCGAAGCGGGGACTCGTGATCCGCCTGCCGACGTCCGCAGGCAGGTCACGATGCTTTCCAAGAGTGCGAACATGCCACCGCCGTCGATCGCAGTGGTCGACTCGGAGATCCCGACTGCCTTTACTACCGGTTTACGGCCCAGTACAGCACAGATCACCGTCACCTCTACACTCCTCGAGACGTTGTCTAAATCCGAACTCAGCGCGGTCTTGGCACATGAACTGAGCCACATTAAGAACAGAGATATAACGGTCATGACGGTAGTGATGACTCCTATCGTTGTCACTGCTGGACTGTGGACTGTCATGACGACCGACACGAGCCATCAGCCTGGACAAACATATCGGCAGAAGACCCAGCGTTCAGTGCACGGATTCGATGGGGTCGTTTCGGGGGTATTCGGGCTTATCACCGGCGTGTTCTGGCTGCTGGCGTGTCTCTCCGTCGCTTCGTTTGCGCGATATCGGGAGTTCGCTGCGGATCGGGGCGCCGCCGTTATCACGGGAGAACCGGACACCGTCGCGACAGCACTAGAGACCATCAGCGGCCGAAGTCCGCCCGCCGTTGACATGCGGTTGGTCGAGGTATCACCACTAGCAGTCCTGCCGATTACGGATACCGATGCCTGGACGGTCGGATGGGAGACTCCGTCCGATTGGCTCCCCGAACCGGTCCGTGATGTAGTCTCGATGTCTGCGCGAACCCACCCAGAGACGAAAACGAGAATTCGTCGGCTTCGAGAACTGGAGAGTACGTCTCGTGGAACGGAATCGTGA
- a CDS encoding tryptophan--tRNA ligase, whose amino-acid sequence MTGDDPLEESESGESTTAEPRTDGGAAGADDVALDPWGSSSVSDYRKLFEEFGIEEFDEVLEEVPNPHYLMRRGVIFGHRDYRPVAEALQNDEPAAVLSGFMPTGDPHIGHKLVFDEIIWHQQQGADAYGLIADLEANSARGMSWEEIDEHARDYLLSLLALGFDPEEGELYRQSENRELQDLAFELGADANFSEFQAIYGFDGETDVSHMQSVVTQMADILYPQLEEPKPTVIPVGPDQDPHVRLARDLAERMRFFKVSEAYASFELEDEERALVAEFYERLEPEEFDDDTLRCVHVAEALEETPLSELNVDASVLDSVLTKLEEGGMEPLRPRTRFFDRRATEDAFDALVETVDGEKRVYESHVDAFDLDRAEAEELAREIEVDNGGYGFRPPSSIYHRFMTGLTGGKMSSSIPASHISLLDDPEDGYDKVKAASTGGRETAEEHREKGGKADECPVYELYAYLLAGDDDEFAKRVYDECTSGERLCGDCKEQAAQLMREFLEEHQEKREEVEELLAETDIELESPRRR is encoded by the coding sequence ATGACCGGAGACGACCCACTCGAGGAGTCCGAGTCAGGGGAATCGACGACTGCAGAACCCCGTACCGACGGGGGAGCAGCTGGTGCCGACGACGTTGCACTGGACCCCTGGGGATCCTCGAGCGTCTCCGACTACCGCAAGCTGTTCGAGGAGTTCGGTATCGAGGAGTTCGACGAGGTCTTAGAGGAGGTCCCGAACCCGCACTACCTGATGCGGCGAGGCGTCATCTTCGGCCACCGCGACTACCGGCCGGTCGCCGAGGCCTTACAGAACGACGAGCCGGCGGCCGTCCTCTCCGGGTTCATGCCGACCGGCGATCCCCACATCGGCCACAAGCTGGTCTTCGACGAGATCATCTGGCACCAACAGCAGGGGGCCGACGCCTACGGGCTCATCGCCGACTTGGAGGCCAACTCAGCCCGCGGCATGTCCTGGGAGGAAATCGACGAGCACGCCCGGGACTACCTGCTCTCGCTGCTCGCGCTCGGCTTCGACCCCGAGGAGGGCGAACTCTACCGCCAGTCCGAGAACCGCGAACTGCAGGATCTCGCATTCGAACTCGGCGCCGACGCCAACTTCTCGGAGTTCCAGGCGATCTACGGCTTCGACGGCGAGACCGACGTCTCGCACATGCAGTCGGTCGTCACCCAGATGGCCGACATCCTCTACCCGCAACTCGAGGAGCCCAAGCCGACGGTCATCCCCGTCGGGCCCGACCAGGACCCCCACGTCCGGCTGGCGCGGGACTTAGCCGAGCGGATGCGCTTCTTCAAGGTCAGCGAGGCCTACGCCAGCTTCGAACTCGAGGACGAGGAGCGCGCGCTGGTCGCGGAGTTCTACGAACGCCTCGAGCCCGAGGAGTTCGACGACGACACGCTGCGCTGTGTTCACGTCGCCGAGGCGTTAGAAGAGACACCGCTGTCGGAACTCAACGTCGACGCGAGCGTCCTCGACTCGGTGCTGACCAAACTCGAGGAGGGCGGCATGGAACCGCTGCGACCCCGCACGCGCTTCTTCGACCGGCGGGCGACCGAGGATGCCTTCGACGCCCTGGTCGAGACCGTCGACGGCGAGAAACGGGTCTACGAAAGCCACGTCGATGCCTTCGACCTCGATCGGGCCGAGGCCGAGGAACTCGCCCGCGAGATCGAGGTCGACAACGGCGGCTACGGCTTCCGCCCGCCATCTTCGATCTACCATCGCTTCATGACCGGGCTGACCGGCGGCAAGATGTCCTCCTCGATTCCCGCCTCCCACATCTCGCTGCTGGACGACCCCGAGGACGGCTACGACAAGGTCAAGGCCGCCTCGACCGGCGGCCGCGAGACCGCGGAGGAACACCGCGAGAAGGGCGGAAAGGCCGACGAGTGTCCCGTCTACGAACTCTACGCCTACCTGCTGGCCGGCGACGACGACGAGTTTGCCAAGCGCGTCTACGACGAGTGTACGAGCGGCGAGCGCCTCTGTGGCGACTGCAAGGAGCAGGCCGCCCAACTGATGCGGGAGTTCCTCGAGGAACACCAGGAGAAACGCGAGGAGGTCGAGGAACTGCTCGCGGAGACGGACATCGAACTCGAGTCGCCGCGTCGACGCTGA
- a CDS encoding methylated-DNA--[protein]-cysteine S-methyltransferase encodes MQIRVFDRECEIDDSKIDADAETISERVREYEAGERTTFALEIEYPDGFMGDVMRAMERIPAGETRTYGEVAADLETAPIAVGQACGRNPVPVVVPCHRIVGADSLTGYAGGLKLKRRLLEHEGAPIPDEA; translated from the coding sequence ATGCAGATCCGAGTGTTCGACCGCGAGTGCGAGATTGACGACTCGAAGATCGACGCGGACGCGGAGACGATCAGCGAGCGGGTCCGCGAGTACGAGGCCGGCGAGCGAACGACGTTCGCCCTCGAGATCGAGTATCCCGACGGGTTCATGGGCGACGTCATGCGGGCGATGGAACGGATTCCGGCCGGCGAGACACGAACGTACGGCGAGGTCGCGGCCGACCTCGAGACGGCGCCGATCGCGGTCGGACAGGCCTGCGGCCGCAATCCGGTCCCCGTCGTCGTCCCTTGTCACCGGATCGTCGGCGCCGACTCGCTGACCGGCTACGCGGGCGGACTAAAGCTGAAACGACGGTTGCTCGAGCACGAGGGAGCTCCGATTCCGGACGAAGCGTAG
- a CDS encoding tubulin/FtsZ family protein, whose protein sequence is MQLEVIGVGGAGCRIADAIRAAEPADHSFLTDVFVFDTDAATLRRTVVPESHRHRYGQGTGIDADDDLERRFEMGETHAEELLEALAQGAPHEADAFLVAVGLGGATGGGTAPALVAALQRRYDAPVYVLATLPADREFDPDADAGDTGPHSRTTAATGNAEPPQPTAASNAVATMERLEGLASAVVCFDNEAWLRPGETVADARDRCNRELAGRVAAVFAGGGSDGSVAQNVIDASDIERILGNESAIVALGYGDQDVETSSSRFGLGLLSTDRDVETSEAVSAVETVVRKGTHGKLSLECDPETAARGLLVVGGPPTWLNRQAIAEGRRALQSTVSGNGVLGGDAPRPDDETVFAAVVLAGVESERLEELRAADRAV, encoded by the coding sequence ATGCAACTCGAGGTGATCGGCGTCGGGGGCGCGGGCTGTCGGATCGCCGACGCGATCCGAGCCGCGGAGCCGGCGGACCACTCGTTTCTGACGGACGTCTTCGTCTTCGACACCGACGCGGCGACGCTCCGGCGAACCGTCGTTCCCGAATCGCACCGCCACCGGTACGGACAGGGCACTGGGATCGACGCGGACGACGACCTCGAGCGTCGGTTCGAGATGGGCGAGACCCACGCCGAGGAACTGCTCGAGGCGCTGGCTCAGGGCGCACCGCACGAGGCCGACGCGTTTCTGGTCGCCGTCGGCCTGGGCGGCGCGACCGGCGGCGGAACGGCGCCCGCACTCGTCGCCGCGCTGCAGCGACGGTACGACGCGCCCGTCTACGTGCTGGCGACGCTGCCGGCCGACCGGGAGTTCGATCCCGACGCCGACGCCGGAGATACCGGACCGCACTCGCGAACGACCGCGGCCACCGGGAACGCCGAGCCGCCGCAGCCGACCGCAGCGTCGAACGCGGTCGCCACGATGGAGCGACTCGAGGGGCTCGCCAGCGCCGTCGTTTGTTTCGACAACGAGGCGTGGCTGCGCCCCGGCGAGACGGTCGCGGACGCCCGCGATCGATGCAATCGCGAGCTGGCGGGTCGCGTCGCGGCCGTCTTCGCCGGCGGCGGGTCGGACGGCTCCGTCGCCCAGAACGTGATCGACGCGAGCGACATCGAGCGGATCCTCGGTAACGAGTCGGCGATCGTGGCGCTTGGCTACGGCGATCAGGACGTCGAAACGAGTAGCTCGCGGTTCGGGCTCGGACTCCTGTCGACCGACCGGGACGTCGAGACGAGCGAAGCGGTCAGCGCCGTCGAGACGGTCGTCCGGAAGGGGACCCACGGGAAGCTTTCCCTGGAGTGCGACCCCGAGACGGCCGCCCGCGGGCTGTTGGTCGTCGGCGGCCCGCCGACGTGGCTCAACCGGCAGGCGATCGCCGAGGGCCGGCGGGCGCTGCAGTCGACCGTCAGCGGCAACGGCGTGCTGGGCGGCGACGCGCCGCGTCCCGACGACGAGACGGTTTTCGCGGCGGTCGTGCTGGCCGGGGTTGAATCAGAGCGACTCGAGGAGCTGCGCGCGGCAGATCGGGCAGTGTAG
- the endA gene encoding tRNA-intron lyase — MALEGRFDEAAGVVRVGDDARQRYYDSRGYGYPLEGNEIALAPVEAAHLLYRGDLEAVVDDSGERLDFRAFVAREPGRKFGVRFLVYADLRSRGFYLSPASEPWVADPPAEPADFAVFPRGKGPGDGEIEYALRVIGERTDVPAGELTAGVLAVVDEESEITYFEVSRRDPSGTTGATLPDGCEADLLADRVVVWEPPVDLYESAFYGQPLEGREYDKPTLQCSLLEAAYLAERGAIALEPTAVRERGREVEGERFDRRLAVYTTLRERGVVPKTGYKFGADFRTYADVESVENLGHSELLVRVHPADYVFEPRDLALDVRLAHGVRKTMAFALVDEASGVDWWSLERLTP; from the coding sequence ATGGCACTCGAGGGGCGGTTCGACGAGGCGGCGGGCGTCGTTCGCGTCGGCGACGACGCGCGCCAGCGCTATTACGATTCCCGGGGGTACGGCTATCCGCTCGAGGGCAACGAAATCGCACTCGCACCGGTTGAGGCGGCACACCTGCTCTACCGCGGGGATCTCGAGGCGGTCGTCGACGATTCGGGCGAACGGCTCGATTTCCGAGCGTTCGTGGCCCGCGAACCCGGCCGGAAGTTCGGCGTGCGATTTCTCGTCTATGCCGATCTGCGCTCGCGGGGGTTCTATCTCTCACCGGCGTCGGAGCCGTGGGTCGCCGATCCGCCCGCGGAACCGGCCGATTTCGCGGTCTTCCCGCGCGGGAAAGGCCCCGGCGACGGCGAGATCGAGTACGCCCTCCGGGTGATCGGCGAGCGAACCGACGTTCCGGCCGGCGAACTCACCGCCGGCGTCCTCGCGGTGGTCGACGAGGAGAGCGAGATCACCTACTTCGAGGTCTCCCGGCGGGATCCGTCTGGGACGACCGGCGCCACCCTTCCCGACGGCTGCGAGGCCGACCTGCTGGCCGACCGCGTCGTCGTCTGGGAGCCGCCGGTCGACCTCTACGAGTCGGCCTTCTACGGCCAGCCCCTCGAAGGACGAGAGTACGACAAGCCGACGCTGCAGTGCTCGCTGCTCGAGGCGGCGTACCTCGCCGAACGCGGCGCGATCGCCCTCGAGCCGACGGCGGTCCGCGAACGGGGCCGCGAGGTCGAGGGCGAGCGGTTCGACCGGCGGCTGGCGGTCTACACCACCCTGCGCGAACGCGGCGTCGTCCCGAAAACGGGCTACAAGTTCGGCGCGGACTTCCGGACCTACGCCGACGTCGAGTCCGTCGAGAACCTGGGCCACTCGGAGCTGCTGGTCCGGGTCCACCCCGCCGACTACGTCTTCGAGCCCCGGGACCTCGCGCTGGACGTTCGGCTGGCCCACGGCGTCCGGAAGACGATGGCGTTCGCGCTGGTCGACGAGGCCAGCGGCGTCGACTGGTGGTCCCTCGAGCGACTGACGCCCTGA
- a CDS encoding DUF91 domain-containing protein, translating to MIDDSIRVLAGDCTVIAETGDREEYRGRVTTIVKPDNTVLVHDSDGYQPVAWLTRADSVSSDHTGDFTLVAKKGTQTLRIAAHEQDGFANYPASAAGTPVGHCPDCGAALVRSSGVHCVGCGDRYGVPADATIRDEQSDCDCGLPRMRVERGLAFDVCLDRGCESLDAAVQEAFDREWDCPESDCDGDLRILRRGGLIAGCEHYPDCDTGFAVPAGVVDGECGCGLPTFETASGTRCLDATCEKGLARPLEVDSAADD from the coding sequence ATGATCGACGACTCAATCCGCGTGCTCGCGGGTGACTGTACCGTTATCGCCGAGACAGGGGACCGCGAGGAGTACCGCGGCCGTGTGACGACCATCGTCAAACCCGACAACACCGTCCTGGTCCACGACAGCGACGGCTACCAGCCCGTCGCGTGGTTGACCCGCGCCGACAGCGTCTCAAGCGATCACACGGGCGATTTCACGCTCGTCGCGAAGAAGGGCACGCAGACGCTCCGGATCGCCGCCCACGAGCAGGACGGCTTCGCCAACTACCCGGCCTCCGCGGCCGGCACGCCCGTCGGCCACTGTCCCGACTGCGGCGCCGCCCTCGTGCGCTCGAGCGGCGTCCACTGTGTCGGCTGCGGCGACCGCTACGGCGTGCCCGCCGACGCGACGATCCGCGACGAGCAGAGTGACTGCGACTGCGGCCTCCCCAGAATGCGCGTCGAGCGCGGCCTCGCGTTCGACGTCTGTCTCGATCGGGGCTGCGAGTCCCTCGACGCGGCGGTCCAGGAGGCCTTCGACCGCGAGTGGGACTGCCCCGAATCCGATTGCGACGGCGACCTCCGAATCCTTCGGCGCGGCGGACTCATCGCGGGCTGCGAACACTACCCCGACTGCGACACCGGCTTCGCGGTCCCCGCCGGCGTCGTCGACGGCGAGTGTGGCTGTGGCCTTCCCACCTTCGAGACCGCCAGTGGAACCCGCTGTCTCGACGCGACGTGCGAAAAGGGGTTAGCGCGGCCGCTCGAGGTCGACTCCGCGGCGGACGACTGA